In a single window of the Drosophila albomicans strain 15112-1751.03 chromosome 3, ASM965048v2, whole genome shotgun sequence genome:
- the LOC117567698 gene encoding THO complex subunit 5 — translation MENVLNKQFLKLKEAMDEILELKNNGHVFEVKQSSAALMFVALKHSNREVKRNIKSGRDELHLEKSKVDLSRLHLQNLLYEVSHLKKEIVRCQKFKSRDSYLELLSDKEYSNKFCNGSEDISNMTDHKTQLYRLECELKLRKELDNQYSGLLTSKQELLQDNLNQTQRYLSFAPALRTLLDSTKPLHDALQLSLDVEWKLSSIVKYLPRALYILYLNLESLQRANDKLLIKSEVVGFESDVQMQGLLSEQDMSLTERRYFTEVNNTPESRVNNVLERALKAHPLHIRLVMENPDKSYELVLLVRYWGLLKCTTVRAELNSVTPSNVQGDSSMLQNLLGHLFPDDLGNEIPVPGIEHELQNLKFSTEECMEYLNQNGFGKPYCWLQSMCSIATVNKKKIFRHELNLHKWTLDVFNRISKRWQSLMRLTQQVRGLTYKDIDLYSLKENIYPEGLSCSLVQWTVISTEEFNIQNSDLITNLPTENGITYTSYRAVIVRGSAKMECFIRIPSNYPMEIPLWILSVHWNGRRTAMNSSDIQMMEFWTNSLRPEHLEKNHRLLYAQLFRTIYSFDIFLETEGSMQSTREYNKEKPYISAFTKRIRLRPYRYVTKGSVHTFKQ, via the exons atggaaaatgttttaaataaacagTTTCTGAAGCTAAAAGAAGCTATGGATGAAATTTTGGAGTTGAAAAACAAC GGACACGTTTTTGAAGTGAAGCAATCATCCGCTGCTTTAATGTTTGTAGCTCTCAAGCATTCTAATCGAGAAGTTAAAAGAAACATTAAATCGGGTAGAGATGAATTGCATTTGGAGAAGTCGAAAGTGGACCTCAGCAGATTGCACTTGCAAAATCTTTTGTATGAAGTCAGCCATCTAAAGAAGGAGATCGTTCGTTGTCAGAAATTTAAAAGCCGCGACTCGTACCTGGAATTGTTATCGGACAAAGAGTActctaataaattttgtaatggTTCTGAAGATATCTCCAATATGACGGATCACAAGACGCAACTTTATCGCCTGGAATGCGAACTAAAATTGCGAAAAGAGCTGGATAACCAATACAGTGGTCTGCTTACATCAAAACAAGAGTTATTACAAGATAACTTAAATCAGACGCAAAGATATCTCTCATTTGCTCCAGCGCTTCGGACATTACTTGACTCTACAAAGCCGTTGCACGATGCTCTGCAGCTGTCTCTTGATGTTGAATGGAAACTAAGCTCTATTGTGAAATATCTGCCACGCgcattgtatattttatatctgaACCTTGAGTCCTTGCAGCGTGCCAAcgataaattgttaattaaatccGAAGTTGTGGGTTTCGAGAGTGATGTCCAAATGCAAGGATTGCTTTCGGAACAAGACATGTCGTTAACGGAACGTCGCTATTTTACAGAAGTTAATAATACTCCTGAGAGTAGGGTTAACAATGTATTGGAGCGTGCTTTGAAAGCTCATCCACTTCACATCCGTTTGGTT atggAAAACCCAGACAAGTCCTATGAACTGGTGCTACTAGTGCGGTATTGGGGATTACTCAAATGTACAACAGTGCGGGCGGAATTAAATAGCGTAACTCCTTCAAATGTTCAAGG AGATTCAAGTATGCTGCAAAATCTTCTTGGACATTTATTTCCTGACGATTTGGGCAATGAGATTCCCGTACCAGGCATTGAGCATGAA ttgcaaaatttaaaatttagcaCCGAGGAATGCATGGAATATCTCAATCAGAATGGATTTGGTAAGCCGTATTGTTGGTTACAAAGTATGTGCTCCATAGCAacagtcaacaaaaaaaagatatttagACATGAACTTAACTTGCACAAATGGACGCTTGATGTTTTCAACCGTATTTCCAAACGCTGGCAATCTTTGATGAGATTAACGCAACAAGTTCGAGGACTCACATATAAGGATATCGATTTGTActctttaaaagaaaatatctaTCCGGAAGGCTTGTCGTGCAGTCTAGTGCAGTGGACAGTTATTTCAACGGAGGAATTCAACATACAGAATTCAGACTTGATTACGAATTTGCCGACTGAAAATGGCATTACATATACCTCATATCGAGCTGTAATTGTGCGCGGCTCTGCCAAAATGGAATGCTTTATTAGAATACCAAGCAACTATCCCATGGAAATTCCGCTTTGGATTTTGAGTGTGCATTGGAATGGTCGACGCACGGCTATGAACAGCTCGG ATATTCAGATGATGGAATTCTGGACAAACTCTCTGCGACCTGAGCACTTGGAAAAAAATCATCGGCTGCTTTACGCGCAGCTTTTCCGCACCATTTACagttttgatatatttctcGAAACCGAAGGCTCTATGCAGTCCACAAGGGAATATAACAAAGAAAAACCATACATTAGTGCATTCACCAAGCGCATTCGCTTGCGTCCATACAGATATGTCACAAAAGGATCTGTGCACACATTTAAGCAATAA
- the LOC117567700 gene encoding uncharacterized protein C6orf136 homolog gives MMRGPRIVCLSKWYHRERSCISIAKRLYVNEVVSGKSTLPSMQKFSVARTAFDNSQENKATNPNSSSPTQNNEPNKSREGLERAYSVLQSTLPKLFVEPLDYSIYSPNLIFENNITGKHTVGLYHYVKQIAILRTVGHLKYAYVKFEVLKITKHPEDETIRIRWRVRGISGLKVMFQFWKYKVWQLKEVLKDQEAWYDGYSVCFLGQDGLIHKHVVDKVMPDENREVNESSTTSTLPTGSLAATASQKIGFQ, from the coding sequence atgatGCGTGGACCGAGAATTGTGTGCCTAAGTAAATGGTATCACAGAGAACGATCATGTATATCTATTGCGAAGCGACTTTACGTGAATGAAGTGGTATCTGGTAAATCCACACTTCCCTCGATGCAGAAATTCAGTGTTGCCCGAACTGCGTTCGATAATAGTCAGGAAAACAAAGCGACAAACCCAAATAGCTCAAGTCCAACACAAAACAATGAGCCCAACAAAAGCCGGGAAGGCTTGGAACGCGCCTACAGTGTGCTACAAAGTACTCTGCCCAAGCTGTTTGTGGAACCGCTAGACTACTCCATCTACAGTCCAAACctcatttttgaaaataacattACCGGCAAACACACGGTTGGCCTTTATCACTATGTTAAACAGATTGCCATTCTGCGCACAGTGGGTCATTTGAAATATGCCTATGTTAAATTCGAGGTACTTAAAATCACGAAGCATCCAGAAGATGAAACAATTCGGATTAGATGGCGTGTAAGAGGTATTTCTGGATTAAAGGTTATGTTTCAGTTCTGGAAATACAAAGTATGGCAGTTAAAAGAAGTGCTTAAAGACCAAGAGGCTTGGTACGATGGATACTCCGTTTGCTTCTTGGGCCAAGATGGACTAATTCACAAGCATGTCGTGGATAAAGTAATGCCGGATGAGAATCGCGAGGTAAACGAAAGCAGCACCACTTCAACGTTGCCAACGGGCTCCTTGGCGGCAACGGCCTCACAAAAAATTGGGTTTCAGTAA
- the LOC117569883 gene encoding senecionine N-oxygenase-like: MSLCIIGAGTAGLCCARRALEYQLCPTVFELSTDIGGTWVFNKNVGTVNGIDVHSSMYENLRTNLPKEIMGYPDFKIGENKYSYIKSEEIFEFLNHYAEHFDLKKYIQFNSYVIRVLQKNNMWQVMVKNVLTNKLQVQYFDNIFIANGHYNTPNYADIPNANLFKGNYLHSHDYRSSAIFADKTVLVIGGGPSALDLSNIISKSAKHVTLSHHVVGISNSIFLKNVATKPDVKELDEYGAHFVDGSYENFDTIFYCTGYKYAFPFLSVTTGIYVEDNYVQMLYKQCINIRNPTMAIIGLPFYVCAAQMMDLQARFVLSYFYGPNKLPSTQEMLEDTVGTMNKRWQAGYKKRQAHMLGENQMHYFTELANEAKIENIKPVMAKLHIESTNCFNENLLHFREDIFRLVDSETFLKVN; encoded by the exons atgagtTTGTGCATTATAGGTGCTGGCACAGCGGGACTTTGCTGTGCTCGACGTGCTTTGGAGTATCAGTTGTGTCCTACGGTTTTTGAACTCTCAACCGATATTGGGGGAACTTGGGtattcaacaaaaatgttggAACAGTTAATGGCATTGATGTTCACAGTAGCATGTATGAAAATTTACG CACCAATTTACCCAAAGAAATAATGGGATACCCGGATTTTAAAATtggtgaaaataaatattcatatattaaatCTGAGGAGATTTTCGAGTTTTTAAATCATTATGCGGAGCATTTTGATCTGAAAAagtatatacaatttaattcataCGTTATACGTGTTTTGCAAAAGAACAACATGTGGCAA GTTATGGTGAAGAATGTTCTAACAAACAAGCTACAGGTGCAATATTTCGATAATATTTTTATCGCGAATGGTCATTATAATACTCCCAATTATGCCGACATTCCAAacgcaaatttatttaagggAAATTATCTACACAGTCACGATTACAGATCCAGCGCGATTTTTGCTG ATAAAACTGTTCTTGTCATTGGCGGAGGACCAAGCGCCTTAGACTTATCGAATATTATATCGAAATCGGCCAAACACGTGACGCTCAGCCATCATGTCGTTGGTATTTCAAATtcgatatttttgaaaaacgtTGCGACCAAACCTGATGTCAAGGAATTGGATGAGTATGGGGCGCATTTTGTTGATGGATCTTACGAAAATTTTGACACTATATTCTACTGCACTGGTTACAAATACGCATTTCCGTTTTTGAGCGTAACGACAGGAATCTATGTCGAAGACAATTATGTCCAAATGCTCTACAAACAATGCATCAATATTCGCAATCCAACAATGGCAATAATAGGTCTCCCCTTCTACGTATGTGCAGCGCAAATGATGGACTTGCAAGCACGCTTCGTATTGAGCTACTTCTATGGGCCCAATAAGTTGCCTTCGACACAAGAAATGCTAGAAGATACAGTCGGAACCATGAATAAACGCTGGCAAGCGGGATACAAGAAACGACAAGCGCACATGCTTGGGGAGAATCAA ATGCACTACTTCACGGAATTAGCAAATGaagcaaaaatagaaaatattaaaccAGTAATGGCGAAATTACATATCGAAAGCACCAATTGCTTCAACGAGAATTTACTTCATTTTCGCGAAGACATTTTTAGACTTGTAGACAGCGAAACATTTctaaaagttaattaa
- the LOC117566735 gene encoding uncharacterized protein LOC117566735 isoform X3: MATQMMDLQARFVLSYFYGPNKLPSTQEMLEDTVETMNKRWQAGYKKRQAQVLGSDQMNYYTELANSEHSMVVLKLQLKSSKSFLENLLNFREDVFKIEDTVTFVQIN; encoded by the exons ATGGCAA CGCAAATGATGGACTTGCAAGCACGCTTCGTATTGAGCTACTTCTATGGGCCCAATAAGTTGCCTTCGACACAAGAAATGCTAGAAGATACAGTCGAAACCATGAATAAACGCTGGCAAGCGGGATACAAGAAACGACAAGCGCAAGTGCTTGGAAGCGATCAG atGAACTATTACACGGAATTGGCAAATTCAGAACATTCAATGGTAGTGCTTAAGCTGCAACTCAAAAGTAGTAAAAGCTTCCTTGAAAACTTGCTCAATTTTCGGGAAGACGTGTTTAAGATTGAAGACACCGTAACATTTGTGCAAATAAACTAA
- the LOC117566736 gene encoding uncharacterized protein LOC117566736, translated as MKYCACIFIKILQLIACVSVFILKKLADTYSDRMLRNNIKNLREWTLLNSISLSKESDEFSILTIMGFTFVSAVLLLTRFIEKTTNYHTSENIFLCFGVIFFAIQGLLLFGAAEQLSDNISDFAFSLGGLSFLCAVLFSIDFIFFRRMAISKDVFSQTDLESSIPTVYIQETNQNNKIKSIDQCCSRSIPNDNTKLTYLRTDL; from the exons atgaagtattgtgcttgtatttttattaaaatcttaCAACTG ATTgcttgtgtgtctgtgttcaTCTTGAAAAAACTTGCTGACACATATTCTGACCGAATGTTGaggaataatataaaaaatttaagagaATGGACGCTTTTGAATTCGATTTCATTGTCAAAAGAATCTGACGAATTTAGTATACTAACTATAATGGGATTCACATTTGTATCCGCTGTTCTGTTGTTGACGAg ATTTATTGAAAAGACGACCAACTATCATACGTCTGAGAACATTTTTCTGTGCTTTGGAGTTATTTTCTTTGCGATACAAg gattattattatttggagCCGCAGAACAATTATCAGACAATATTTCagattttgcattttctctCGGAGGATTATCTTTTCTGTgtgctgttttattttcaattgactttattttttttagacgCATGGCAATATCAAAAGATGTATTTTCACAAACCGACTTGGAATCATCAATACCGACAGTTTATATTCAAGAaactaatcaaaataataaaataaagtccATAGATCAATGCTGCTCGCGCTCAATACCCAATGATAATACGAAACTAACATACTTGCGAACAGATCTctaa
- the LOC117567697 gene encoding alpha-catulin: MYGLSASALDVNNQRYRIRDIDNEEIMSTFGNIGHSLSTAVERFITIGEIIAEENSDIKADMYEAAKEARDAGKSIEHLCDLSPLSGMELRHHIEPLKDYGAIVLAARSLLSSITRILLLVDIIVVKKLLTAKKRASESLEKLESVMNFTEFVRAFSIFGTEMIELAYLTGHHRNSFKEERRRAQMFSARQILEKSISILLTSSKSSLIHSDCVIVKENRDTVFCQIRRAMDLIHFVIKDSIFDSAKHMAFRNARCNSNYENESIYTTIKRIVNLIKRYKLQTSQYDCNSNNEGNNDSDPAFYSLFNDEHWQSDIYHKDKNLAPLIKNTNAKKNLTYESLDLRDELSMAFDKLFEKAHDFTDSPYISHEHRKNILTYCDNCKLEFDMYLNHLIKDQHDNMGARVQVQGRQEPEMSMLSSLEELCKQLVISVSSQIPDFNESLKLCTKIVKSFHMLAVTHDLENLNQCSTKFHDCCDHIFDICKLLQHIAPTERLQVHAKCLAINLRIYGPQVFIAAKILWKYTNSSAANENFESFLDMWKWLINEISMISKKILVTVDTSKTELDSQIEKCETTIKSAKPYVPANEEGEMVEYSGLDSKTNGDPGTFQSKWADDVSDDNDILKRAKNMSAMAFLMYQFTKGSGSLRTTQDLFTQAEYFAEEANRLYKVLRHFSYQVPASDNKKDLLGILDRVPTFVQALQFTVKDHTVGKAATFVKVDHVIRETKNLMNVINKVVSKCFECANKYKLNLTGITGGLTSGSVRGDDNVSGGMGDSKGTTSSSEGSM, translated from the exons ATGTATGGATTATCTGCATCAGCGCTTGATGTTAAT aaTCAACGCTATCGCATTCGTGATATTGATAACGAGGAAATCATGTCAACGTTTGGAAACATTGGGCATTCTTTAAGTACTGCCGTTGAGAGATTTATAACAATTGGCGAAATAATAGCAGAGGAAAACTCTGATATAAAAGCTGATATGTACGAGGCTGCAAAGGAGGCAAGAGATGCGG gCAAATCGATTGAACATTTATGCGACCTGTCGCCTTTAAGTGGAATGGAGCTTCGTCATCATATCGAGCCCTTAAAGGATTATGGGGCAATCGTATTGGCAGCACGATCATTGCTCTCGTCTATAACCAGGATTCTACTGCTGGTGGATATCATAGTTGTCAAGAAACTATTGACTGCTAAGAAACGGGCATCGGAAAGTCTAGAAAAATTAGAGTCTGTGATGAATTTCACCGAGTTTGTGCGTGCGTTTTCCATATTTGGAACGGAAATGATTGAGTTGGCCTACCTCACGGGACATCATCGGAACTCGTTCAAGGAGGAGCGTCGACGAGCACAAATGTTTTCGGCTCGTCAGATTTTGGAGAAGTCCATATCAATTCTATTGACATCATCGAAAAGCAGTTTGATACACAGTGATTGTGTAATTGTGAAAGAGAATCGGGACACGGTATTTTGTCAAATCCGCCGGGCAATGGATCTTATACATTTCGTGATCAAGGACAGCATATTTGATTCAGCCAAACATATGGCATTTCGCAATGCGCGCTGCAATTCGAATTATGAGAACGAAAGCATATACACAACAATCAAGCGAATTGTCAATCTGATCAAGAGATATAAGCTGCAGACCAGTCAATACGATTGCAATAGCAATAATGAGGGCAACAACGATTCTGATCCCGCCTTCTATTCCTTATTTAACGACGAGCATTGGCAAAGTGATATTTACCACAAGGACAAGAATCTGGCGCCTCTGATTAAGAATACTAATGCGAAGAAGAATTTAACGTACGAGAGTTTGGATCTACGAGACGAATTATCCATGGCGTTCGATAAGCTCTTTGAGAAGGCGCACGACTTCACCGACTCCCCATATATTAGTCACGAGCATCGAAAAAACATACTGACCTACTGTGACAACTGCAAGCTGGAGTTTGACATGTATCTTAACCACCTGATCAAGGACCAGCATGACAATATGGGCGCTCGTGTGCAGGTGCAGGGCAGGCAGGAACCGGAAATGAGTATGCTGAGCAGTCTGGAAGAACTTTGCAAGCAACTGGTCATCTCTGTGTCCAGCCAAATACCCGACTTTAATGAATCGCTTAAACTATGCACGAAAATTGTCAAATCGTTTCATATGTTGGCCGTAACGCACGATCTGGAGAATCTAAATCAGTGTTCGACCAAATTCCACGATTGCTGTGATcacatttttgatatttgcaaACTTTTACAGCATATTGCACCCACGGAAAGACTTCAGGTACATGCCAAGTGTTTGGCCATCAATTTGAGAATCTATGGACCGCAAGTATTTATTGCCGCCAAGATCTTGTGGAAATATACGAATAGCAGCGCAGCAAATGAGAACTTTGAATCGTTTTTGGACATGTGGAAATGGTTAATTAATGAGATCTCAATGATTTCcaagaaaatccttgttacAGTCGACACATCCAAAACAGAGCTTGATTCTCAAATAGAG AAATGTGAAACTACAATAAAATCAGCAAAACCATATGTACCTGCCAATGAAGAAGGGGAAATGGTGGAGTACTCAGGTCTAGATAGTAAAACTAATGGAGATCCAGGTACTTTTCAATCGAAATGGGCGGACGATGTGTCCGACGACAACGATATTTTAAAACGAGCCAAAAATATGTCTGCAATGGCTTTTCTCATGTATCAATTTACAAAGGGAAGTGGTTCTCTACGAACCACTCAAGATTTGTTTACTCAGGCCGAATATTTTGCTGAAGAAGCCAATCGACTTTACAAAGTTCTTCGGCATTTTTCATACCAG GTGCCAGCAAGTGATAACAAGAAGGATCTTTTAGGTATTTTAGATAGAGTGCCGACTTTTGTCCAAGCACTTCAATTTACAGTAAAAGATCATACAGTGGGCAAGGCTGCCACTTTCGTTAAGGTTGATCATGTCATAAGAGAAACAAAGAATCTAATGAATGTTATTAACAAAGTTGTATCGAAATGTTTTGAGTGCGCAAACAAG tacaaattaaatttaactggGATAACTGGAGGACTTACGTCCGGTTCGGTGCGTGGAGATGATAATGTATCTGGCGGTATGGGTGACTCCAAAGGAACAACGAGCAGCAGCGAGGGGAGCATGTGA
- the LOC117567699 gene encoding cytochrome c oxidase assembly protein COX15 homolog — protein sequence MWRVLCQRSKQLKVQFSSRRLQQAVVETPHVKHIPSRPPALNTSNPKTDRTVGKWFLGCGGMVFVAVGLGGVTRLTESGLSMVTWKLMGEHKPRNQEEWIKEFEKYQQYPEFKMKNAHITLEEFKFIYMMEYIHRMWGRAIGAFFLVPAAYFWKKGYFCAKTKKMVLVLGTLIGLQGLMGWYMVKSGLENRFDNPNDVPRVSQYRLASHLAAAFVLYSLFLSNALTKLIPGDKVVAIGKRALNIKSLSHLTKGMVFLTAISGAFVAGLDAGLVYNSFPKMGDNWIPDDILQFKPLHKNITENPTTVQFNHRILGISTVSLISALWILTRRQQLPKRARWAINAAMVMAWTQATLGVTTLLNYVPVPLATAHQSGSLLLLSFAVWVSHELRFLKYLPK from the exons ATGTGGCGGGTGCTGTGTCAGAGATCCAAGCAACTAAAAGTGCAATTTTCAAGTCGCCGGTTACAGCAGGCTGTAGTGGAGACTCCGCATGTTAAA CATATTCCATCGCGACCACCTGCCTTAAATACCAGCAATCCGAAGACGGATCGTACAGTTGGAAAATGGTTTTTAGGATGCGGCGGCATGGTATTCGTAGCTGTAGGACttg GTGGTGTAACAAGATTAACAGAGTCGGGACTGTCGATGGTCACATGGAAGCTAATGGGTGAACACAAGCCGCGTAATCAAGAAGAATGGATAAAAGAGTTTGAGAAGTATCAGCAATATCCCgaattcaaaat GAAAAACGCACACATCACCTTGgaagaatttaaattcatatatatgaTGGAATATATTCATAGAATGTGGGGTCGTGCCATTGGAGCTTTCTTCTTAGTACCTGCAGCATATTTTTGGAAAAAGGGATATTTTTGTgctaaaaccaaaaaaatggTTCTTGTCCTGGGCACATTAATTGGTTTGCAAGGACTAATGGGTTGGTACATGGTAAAATCAGGCCTAGAAAACCGATTTGATAATCCAAACGATGTGCCGCGCGTTTCACAATATCGGCTAGCTTCGCATTTGGCTGCAGCATTCGTACTATACAGTTTATTCTTATCGAATGCGCTGACTAAGCTAATTCCCGGAGATAAAGTTGTGGCCATAGGAAAGCGGGCTCTTAATATTAAAAGCTTGTCACATTTAACCAAGGGAATGGTCTTTTTGACTGCCATATCTGGGGCATTTGTCGCCGGTTTAGATGCTGGATTGGTTTATAATTCGTTTCCAAAAATGGGCGACAATTGGATACCTGATGatatattgcaatttaagccattgcacaaaaatataacagaGAACCCAACAACTGTTCAGTTTAATCATCGGATACTGGGTATTTCAACAGTTTCCTTAATATCTGCCTTATGGATACTGACGAGACGTCAGCAGTTGCCAAAAAGAGCCCGTTGGGCAATAAATGCTGCAATGGTTATGGCCTGGACACAAGCCACATTAGGTGTAACCACTTTACTCAATTATGTACCTGTGCCTTTAGCTACAGCCCATCAATCTGGATCTTTGCTGCTCCTGAGCTTTGCTGTGTGGGTCTCACATGAACTGCGTTTCTTGAAATACCTACCAAAATAA
- the LOC117566735 gene encoding uncharacterized protein LOC117566735 isoform X2 — protein sequence MMGYPHFKVVGNKYLYITSQEVSQMMDLQARFVLSYFYGPNKLPSTQEMLEDTVETMNKRWQAGYKKRQAQVLGSDQMNYYTELANSEHSMVVLKLQLKSSKSFLENLLNFREDVFKIEDTVTFVQIN from the exons ATGATGGGATACCCACATTTTAAAGTTGTCgggaataaatatttgtacattACATCTCAGGAAGTTT CGCAAATGATGGACTTGCAAGCACGCTTCGTATTGAGCTACTTCTATGGGCCCAATAAGTTGCCTTCGACACAAGAAATGCTAGAAGATACAGTCGAAACCATGAATAAACGCTGGCAAGCGGGATACAAGAAACGACAAGCGCAAGTGCTTGGAAGCGATCAG atGAACTATTACACGGAATTGGCAAATTCAGAACATTCAATGGTAGTGCTTAAGCTGCAACTCAAAAGTAGTAAAAGCTTCCTTGAAAACTTGCTCAATTTTCGGGAAGACGTGTTTAAGATTGAAGACACCGTAACATTTGTGCAAATAAACTAA
- the LOC117569884 gene encoding stomatin-like protein 2, mitochondrial, protein MSRLLFSARRLLPQQDFLLAGSCISTQSRSKASTPMNTIVMFVPQQEAWVVERMGRFHRILDPGLNILVPVADKIKYVQSLKEIAIDVPKQSAITSDNVTLSIDGVLYLRIIDPYRASYGVEDPEFAITQLAQTTMRSELGKMSLDKVFRERESLNVSIVDSINKASEAWGIACLRYEIRDIRLPTRVHEAMQMQVEAERRKRAAILESEGVREAEINIAEGKRKSRILASEAERQEHINKASGEAAAMIAVADARARSLQAIAKSLANTDGQSAASLTLAEQYIEAFKKLAKTNNTMILPSNPGDVTGFVAQAMAVYNHVSKPNNNSLSPIINECVNTKTEYKSLNEEKAAVKINIE, encoded by the exons ATGTCCAGGCTACTGTTTTCGGCGCGAAGATTATTGCCACAG CAAGACTTTTTGCTTGCCGGCTCATGCATTTCAACGCAATCGCGAAGCAAGGCCTCAACTCCAATGAACACAATAGTCATGTTTGTGCCACAACAAGAG GCCTGGGTTGTAGAGAGAATGGGAAGATTTCATAGAATTCTTGATCCCGGGCTTAACATTCTGGTGCCCGTCGCTGATAAAATTAAGTATGTGCAGAGCTTAAAGGAAATTGCGATAGATGTTCCCAAACAGAGCGCCATCACTTCCGATAACGTAACGCTCAGCATCGATGGCGTTCTTTACTTGCGCATTATTGATCCCTATAGAG CTTCCTATGGCGTTGAGGATCCAGAATTCGCAATAACTCAATTGGCGCAAACGACGATGCGATCGGAGCTTGGCAAAATGTCATTGGACAAGGTGTTTCGCGAAAGAGAATCCTTGAACGTAAGCATTGTGGATTCCATAAATAAAGCCAGTGAAGCTTGGGGCATCGCCTGTCTGCGTTATGAAATACGTGACATTCGC CTACCAACTAGAGTTCATGAGGCGATGCAAATGCAAGTGGAAGCCGAGAGAAGAAAAAGAGCAGCAATTTTAGAGTCCGAGGGAGTCCGTGAAGCTGAAATTAATATTGCAGAGGGTAAACGAAAGTCAAGGATTCTAGCCTCTG AGGCCGAACGTCAGGAGCACATTAACAAGGCTAGCGGCGAAGCAGCTGCTATGATCGCCGTGGCAGACGCTAGAGCTCGTAGTCTGCAAGCTATAGCAAAATCTCTAGCGAATACG GACGGTCAAAGTGCTGCCTCTTTAACTTTGGCTGAACAGTACATCGAAGCTTTTAAGAAATTGGCAAAAACGAATAACACAATGATATTGCCATCGAATCCTGGAGACGTTACGGGATTTGTTGCACAAGCGATGGCTGTCTACAATCATGTCTCTAAACCGAATAACAATTCGCTTTCACCAATCATTAACGAGTGCGTCAATACGAAAACTGAGTACAAATCGCTTAATGAAGAAAAAGCGGctgtaaaaattaatattgaataa
- the LOC117566735 gene encoding uncharacterized protein LOC117566735 isoform X1 yields the protein MRFEKIYTFIQFQLYVIHICVIFKRATYGNVTSGIYVEDNYVQMLYKQCINIRNPTIAIIGLPFYVCAAQMMDLQARFVLSYFYGPNKLPSTQEMLEDTVETMNKRWQAGYKKRQAQVLGSDQMNYYTELANSEHSMVVLKLQLKSSKSFLENLLNFREDVFKIEDTVTFVQIN from the exons ATGAGATTtgagaaaatatatacattcatacaatttcaattatacgTTATACATATCTGCGTGATTTTCAAAAGGGCAACATATGGCAA TGTAACGTCAGGAATCTATGTCGAAGACAATTATGTCCAAATGCTCTACAAACAATGCATCAATATTCGCAAtccaacaatagcaataatagGTCTCCCCTTCTACGTATGTGCAGCGCAAATGATGGACTTGCAAGCACGCTTCGTATTGAGCTACTTCTATGGGCCCAATAAGTTGCCTTCGACACAAGAAATGCTAGAAGATACAGTCGAAACCATGAATAAACGCTGGCAAGCGGGATACAAGAAACGACAAGCGCAAGTGCTTGGAAGCGATCAG atGAACTATTACACGGAATTGGCAAATTCAGAACATTCAATGGTAGTGCTTAAGCTGCAACTCAAAAGTAGTAAAAGCTTCCTTGAAAACTTGCTCAATTTTCGGGAAGACGTGTTTAAGATTGAAGACACCGTAACATTTGTGCAAATAAACTAA